The following are encoded together in the Pseudomonas xantholysinigenes genome:
- a CDS encoding c-type cytochrome — MARRLPWALCWVLALPAWATEPRQFDYMLNCQGCHLPDGSGNPARGVPAFPGQLGRFLSLPGGREYLVQVPGSALSGLSDEALANVLNWMLARFDPGHLPADFQAYTGAEVRRWRQAVPSDVNAIRERLLQGLAKQEQGKIDR, encoded by the coding sequence GTGGCCAGGCGACTGCCCTGGGCGTTGTGCTGGGTGCTGGCGCTGCCGGCCTGGGCCACCGAGCCGCGCCAGTTCGACTACATGCTCAACTGCCAGGGCTGCCACCTGCCCGACGGCAGCGGCAACCCCGCCCGCGGCGTGCCGGCCTTTCCTGGCCAACTGGGCCGGTTCCTGTCGCTGCCGGGCGGGCGCGAGTACCTGGTGCAGGTGCCCGGCTCGGCGTTGTCGGGGCTGTCGGACGAGGCCCTGGCCAACGTACTCAACTGGATGCTGGCGCGCTTCGACCCCGGCCACCTGCCCGCAGATTTCCAGGCTTACACCGGGGCCGAAGTGCGGCGCTGGCGCCAGGCCGTGCCCAGCGATGTGAACGCCATTCGCGAGCGCCTGTTGCAAGGCCTTGCCAAACAAGAACAAGGAAAAATCGACCGATGA
- a CDS encoding c-type cytochrome, with protein MRSRLCAGVLALAASLSTHAAPSPPQAATCVACHGAEGQGNPALGAPRLAGQQAEYLLAQLRDFQAGRRGYDPQDSYGGQMRAIAASLGEGDQQLLAQYFAGLGAPATPMASDGAGHALYQSTCAACHGPQAQGFAHLKTPNLRLLERAYLARQLQAFTDGRRGSEQHASELAIWMRGIALQLRDDGQREALLDHIAALPSAKQP; from the coding sequence ATGAGATCACGCCTGTGTGCAGGGGTGCTGGCACTCGCCGCCAGCCTGTCCACCCACGCCGCGCCGTCACCGCCCCAGGCAGCCACCTGCGTGGCCTGCCACGGCGCCGAGGGCCAGGGTAATCCGGCCCTTGGCGCGCCACGCCTGGCCGGGCAGCAGGCCGAGTACCTGCTCGCGCAATTGCGCGACTTCCAGGCCGGGCGCCGTGGCTACGACCCACAGGACAGCTACGGTGGGCAGATGCGCGCGATCGCCGCCAGCCTGGGCGAGGGCGACCAGCAGCTGCTGGCGCAGTACTTCGCCGGGCTCGGTGCGCCAGCCACGCCAATGGCCAGCGACGGGGCAGGGCACGCGCTCTACCAGAGCACCTGCGCCGCCTGCCACGGCCCCCAGGCGCAAGGTTTCGCGCACCTGAAAACGCCCAACCTGCGGCTGCTCGAGCGTGCCTACCTCGCGCGGCAGCTGCAGGCCTTCACCGACGGTAGGCGCGGCAGCGAACAGCACGCCAGCGAGCTGGCGATCTGGATGCGCGGCATTGCCTTGCAACTGCGCGACGACGGACAGCGCGAGGCGTTGCTCGACCACATCGCCGCACTACCGTCCGCCAAGCAGCCTTAG